The window GTCAGTGACACCATCAACCAGTTGCGCGATATCGGCCGGCAGATCGGGGCGCAGCAACACGCCACCGACATTGCCCAGGATTCTTACAACACCGTGGTCCAGCGGTACGGTTCCGGCATCGGTAACTACCTGGACGTACTCAGCATCGAGCAGCAATTGCTCCAAGCCCAGCGTCAGTTGGCCAACCTGAATGCCGAGCAGATCGACCTGTCGATCCAACTGATGCAAGCGCTGGGCGGCGGCTTCCAGGGCGAAACCCTGACCGCAGCCAACGCACTCCCAGCCACGCAGCACAACTAATTCAAGGTATTTGTCATGGCCACTGCCGAAACGACAACACAAACTCCTGACAATGCTCAAGACACCAGCAACCCGCGCAAACGCAAAGTCATGCTGGTGATACTCGCGATCGTGGTGATCCTCGCCGGTGTCGGTGTCTGGGGTTATCACGAACTCTACGGCCGCTGGAACGAAAGCACCGACGATGCCTATGTGAACGGCAACGTGGTGGAAATCACCCCGCTGGTCACCGGCACCGTGGTCAGCATCGGCGCCGACGATGGCGATCTGGTCCATGAAGGCCAGGTGCTGGTCAATTTCGACCCGAACGACGCCCAGGTCGGTCTGCAAAGTGCCCAGGCCAACCTGGCCCGCACCGTGCGTCAGGTGCGCGGCTTGTACAGCAACGTCGATGGCATGAAAGCCCAAGTCAACGCCCAGCAGGCCGAAGTGCAAAAGGCCCAGGACAACTTCAATCGCCGGAAAAACCTCGCCGCTGGCGGGGCGATTTCCCAGGAAGAACTGTCCCACGCCCGTGACGACCTGACCTCGGCGCAAAACGCCCTGGCCAACGCCGAGCAGCAACTGAAAACCACCAGCGCGTTGGTGGATGACACGGTGGTCTCGTCGCATCCGGACGTGATGGCGGCGGCTGCGCAATTGCGTCAGGCCTACTTGAACAATTCCCGCAGTACCTTGATCGCGCCGGTCACCGGTTACGTGGCCAAACGCTCTGTGCAACTGGGCCAGCGTGTCCAGCCGGGCACGGCGCTGATGGCGGTTATTCCGCTGGATCAGCTGTGGATCGACGCCAACTTCAAGGAAACCCAGCTACGTGACATGCGCATCGGCCAACCGGTCGATATCGAAGCCGACCTCTACGGCAGCGACGTGAAGTTCAGTGGCACCATCGACAGCCTCGGCGCCGGCACCGGCAGCGCGTTTGCCCTGCTGCCGGCGCAGAACGCCACCGGTAACTGGATCAAGATCGTGCAGCGGGTGCCGGTGCGGATTCACATCAACGCCGAACAACTGGCCAAGCACCCGTTGCGCGTAGGCCTGTCGACCCAGGTTGATGTGAACCTGCATGACCAGAGCGGCCCGGTGCTGGCGCAACAGCCGCCGCAAAAGGCGTCCTTCAGCACCAACGTCTACGACCGTCAGTTGGCTGAAGCCGACGCGATGATCACGCA is drawn from Pseudomonas sp. 31-12 and contains these coding sequences:
- a CDS encoding efflux RND transporter periplasmic adaptor subunit, yielding MATAETTTQTPDNAQDTSNPRKRKVMLVILAIVVILAGVGVWGYHELYGRWNESTDDAYVNGNVVEITPLVTGTVVSIGADDGDLVHEGQVLVNFDPNDAQVGLQSAQANLARTVRQVRGLYSNVDGMKAQVNAQQAEVQKAQDNFNRRKNLAAGGAISQEELSHARDDLTSAQNALANAEQQLKTTSALVDDTVVSSHPDVMAAAAQLRQAYLNNSRSTLIAPVTGYVAKRSVQLGQRVQPGTALMAVIPLDQLWIDANFKETQLRDMRIGQPVDIEADLYGSDVKFSGTIDSLGAGTGSAFALLPAQNATGNWIKIVQRVPVRIHINAEQLAKHPLRVGLSTQVDVNLHDQSGPVLAQQPPQKASFSTNVYDRQLAEADAMITQLIHDNSAAVSKTAQR